The Deinococcus fonticola genome contains the following window.
AGTGGGACGACAAAAATATGCGCAGCGCACGCCAGCAATGGCCATTGGTTTGACCGGGCGGTGCTGGTGGGATCTGCTCACCCTGCCCTGTGGCGCAGCCTGTCGGGAATAGTTCCAACCAACTACCCAAAATCGAGGTAGTACAGCGTTCTATAATTTAGAATACTTAAGGTATGGGACGCCCAATTCAGTATGCGGTGGTGCTGAGTGCCGAGCAAGCGCAGTACCTGAAGACCATCACTTCAAAAGGAAGCGGCAAGGCGCGGGTCATGACCCGCGCCCGCATTCTGTTGCTCTCCCATCAGGGAAGCGCCGATCTCGAAATCAGCCGTGCCCTGGGGGTCAGCGTGCAAATGGTGCGTGCGACACGCAAGCACTTCGTCCTGGGTGGATTGGATGACGCCCTGTTCGATGCCCCCCACACGGGACGCCCAGCAAAATTTGATGGCCAGGAACGTGCGGCGATCACTGCTTTGGCCTGTAGTGATGCACCAAAGGGGCA
Protein-coding sequences here:
- a CDS encoding helix-turn-helix domain-containing protein, with translation MGRPIQYAVVLSAEQAQYLKTITSKGSGKARVMTRARILLLSHQGSADLEISRALGVSVQMVRATRKHFVLGGLDDALFDAPHTGRPAKFDGQERAAITALACSDAPKGHSQWSIRLLADKAVELQLVEGIAPSTVFYILKKTKSSRIAKSNGASRS